A single region of the Cucumis melo cultivar AY chromosome 3, USDA_Cmelo_AY_1.0, whole genome shotgun sequence genome encodes:
- the LOC103488051 gene encoding protein PSK SIMULATOR 2 isoform X3 yields MGNTMGGVCSNGIVKDDFVSEKVTQASEDRKGNSHLNFEASDPNEMPEKSGSGVILLPSPPSKAGSNKVAPMNAQAGARGRAVDLWKTIGISVSNLHINNGFFTAMTPSGREISILAFEVANTISKVANLSKSLSEENMQLLKKELLQSEGIKQLISPSLEELLSIAAADKRCCSRAMLSSLSKTNLVVLNFYSCRQEFGVILREVIRFGNQCKDSRWHNLDQYFSRLDSNDSSQKQAREARAAVQELTVLAQNTSELYHELQALERLEQDYRRRVEEVELLNQAGIGETLSIFQGELNVQRRLVRSFQSKCLWSRNLDEIVEKLVIVVTWINQTIVKEFGVDNTDKTLLIKDRSNGQKLGAVGLALHYANIISQINLIALRPTSIPSNMRDALYRALPTSIKIALRSRLRAVDAREEPTYYDVKAEMDKILEWLVPIAANTSKAHQSCGRIGEWATQRNSAKAELHKATIQTASKRSTMQTK; encoded by the exons ATGGGGAACACAATGGGAGGGGTTTGTTCTAATGGAATAGTTAAGGATGATTTTGTATCTGAGAAGGTAACTCAAGCATCTGAGGATCGGAAAGGGAATTCGCATTTGAATTTTGAGGCAAGTGATCCGAATGAAATGCCGGAGAAGTCTGGTTCTGGTGTGATACTATTGCCCTCACCTCCGTCTAAGGCTGGAAGCAATAAG GTTGCACCAATGAACGCACAAGCAGGGGCTCGCGGGAGGGCAGTTGATTTATGGAAAACGATTGGGATCAGTGTTTCAAATTTGCATATCAACAATGGGTTTTTTACAGCCATGACGCCTAGTGGTAGGGAGATTTCTATATTGGCTTTTGAAGTAGCAAACACAATAAGCAAAGTAgcaaatttgtcaaaatctctCTCAGAAGAAAATATGCAGCTCCTTAAAAAGGAACTATTACAATCAGAAGGGATAAAACAATTGATCTCACCAAGTTTAGAGGAATTGCTTAGCATTGCAGCTGCTGACAAAAGGTGTTGTAGTCGTGCAATGTTGTCCAGCCTATCAAAAACCAACCTTGTAGTCCTAAATTTTTATTCTTGCAGGCAGGAATTTGGGGTCATCTTACGAGAAGTAATACGATTTGGAAATCAGTGCAAGGATTCACGGTGGCATAATCTGGATCAGTACTTTTCAAG ACTAGATTCGAATGATTCAAGTCAAAAACAAGCTCGAGAGGCCAGAGCAGCCGTGCAGGAACTAACCGTCTTAGCTCAGAATACTTCT GAATTATACCACGAATTACAAGCATTGGAAAGACTTGAGCAAGATTATAGACGGAGAGTTGAGGAAGTGGAGTTGTTGAACCAAGCAGGAATAG GGGAAACTCTCTCAATCTTCCAAGGAGAACTGAACGTACAAAGAAGACTTGTAAGGAGTTTCCAAAGCAAGTGCCTCTGGTCCAGAAATCTGGATGAG ATTGTGGAAAAGCTCGTTATTGTTGTAACATGGATaaaccaaacaatagtcaaagaATTCGGAGTTGACAACACAG ATAAAACATTGCTTATCAAGGACAGAAGTAATGGCCAGAAACTGGGCGCCGTTGGTCTTGCCTTGCATTATGCAAACATAATTAGCCAGATAAATCTCATT GCGTTACGTCCAACCTCCATTCCTTCAAACATGAGGGATGCACTATACCGGGCATTGCCTACAAGCATTAAAATAGCTCTGCGTTCACGATTGCGGGCTGTGGATGCAAGAGAGGAG CCAACTTATTATGACGTCAAAGCTGAAATGGATAAGATCCTTGAATGGCTTGTTCCGATTGCTGCAAACACGAGCAA AGCGCATCAATCTTGTGGCAGAATTGGAGAATGGGCAACCCAAAG GAACTCAGCAAAGGCAGAGCTACACAAAGCAACAATCCAAACCGCCTCCAAACGCTCTACCATGCAGACAAAGTAA
- the LOC103488050 gene encoding tubulin beta chain, protein MREILHVQGGQCGNQIGSKFWEVICDEHGIDATGKYNGDPSSDLQLERINVYYNEASGGRYVPRAVLMDLEPGTMDSIRSGPYGQIFRPDNFVFGQSGAGNNWAKGHYTEGAELIDSVLDVVRKEAENCDCLQGFQVCHSLGGGTGSGMGTLLISKIREEYPDRMMLTFSVFPSPKVSDTVVEPYNATLSVHQLVENADECMVLDNEALYDICFRTLKLSTPSFGDLNHLISATMSGVTCCLRFPGQLNSDLRKLAVNLIPFPRLHFFMVGFAPLTSRGSQQYISLTVPELTQQMWDAKNMMCAADPRHGRYLTASAMFRGRMSTKEVDEQMINVQNKNSSYFVEWIPNNVKSSVCDIPPKGLKMASTFVGNSTSIQEMFRRVSEQFTAMFRRKAFLHWYTGEGMDEMEFTEAESNMNDLVAEYQQYQDATVDDDADFDDRDHDDEYVDQ, encoded by the exons ATGAGAGAAATTCTTCACGTTCAAGGTGGCCAATGCGGCAACCAAATCGGATCCAAGTTCTGGGAAGTCATTTGCGATGAGCACGGTATCGACGCCACCGGTAAGTACAACGGCGATCCTTCTTCTGATCTTCAATTGGAGAGGATCAATGTCTATTACAATGAGGCTTCTGGCGGTAGATACGTTCCCAGGGCTGTTCTCATGGATCTTGAACCTGGTACCATGGATAGTATCAGATCCGGTCCCTACGGTCAGATCTTTCGCCCTGATAATTTCGTTTTTGGTCAGTCCGGCGCCGGAAATAATTGGGCGAAAGGTCATTATACCGAAGGAGCTGAGTTGATTGATTCCGTTCTTGATGTTGTTCGTAAGGAGGCTGAGAATTGTGATTGCTTGCAAG GTTTTCAGGTTTGTCACTCCCTTGGAGGAGGCACTGGTTCTGGGATGGGAACCCTGTTGATATCAAAGATTAGAGAGGAATATCCAGATAGGATGATGCTCACATTCTCGGTTTTCCCTTCTCCCAAGGTCTCAGACACGGTTGTGGAACCATATAATGCCACTCTTTCAGTTCACCAATTGGTTGAGAATGCAGATGAATGCATGGTCCTTGATAATGAAGCTCTTTATGACATTTGCTTCAGGACCTTAAAGCTCAGCACTCCTAGCT TTGGTGACTTGAACCATTTGATCTCTGCAACCATGAGCGGAGTAACATGTTGCTTAAGATTCCCAGGTCAACTGAACTCAGACTTGAGAAAATTGGCAGTGAATCTAATTCCATTCCCTCGTCTTCACTTCTTCATGGTTGGATTCGCTCCTCTAACCTCCCGCGGTTCCCAGCAGTACATCTCCCTCACTGTCCCAGAACTAACCCAACAAATGTGGGACGCAAAGAATATGATGTGTGCTGCCGACCCACGCCACGGCCGTTATCTAACCGCCTCGGCCATGTTCAGAGGAAGAATGAGCACGAAAGAAGTAGACGAACAGATGATCAATGTACAAAACAAAAACTCATCCTACTTCGTTGAATGGATCCCAAACAACGTGAAATCAAGCGTTTGTGACATACCTCCAAAGGGGCTGAAGATGGCATCAACATTCGTGGGAAACTCGACCTCGATTCAAGAGATGTTTAGAAGAGTGAGTGAGCAGTTCACGGCGATGTTTAGGCGCAAAGCTTTTCTGCATTGGTACACAGGGGAAGGAATGGATGAAATGGAGTTTACGGAAGCAGAGAGTAATATGAATGATTTGGTGGCTGAGTATCAACAATATCAAGATGCTACGGTTGATGATGATGCTGATTTTGATGATCGTGATCACGATGACGAATATGTCGACCAGTAA
- the LOC103488049 gene encoding uncharacterized protein LOC103488049, which translates to MASTSSTHQCSISFDSDDFSPEELFVAQILQQLPLLIQKSNFSLGLSPSWPIRRKRSAVDSPPDTPSLITQPPLPPQPCPPSSEREKESSPTTPLSLNSLPLSRSESDENITIAKVSKKKAPVDKKSQYLETIDKLTHQKQALEGDIEAMKRHFINLKTINSELKAKKQEILDGFGNVSVNPEIGTSSSVAMEVAKLTVKSSYSNVENNHDECEPSMKNQTVPTAEQGNSNRNYQIPIGGIPLYDPSLGPMGIPDLNLSLEDIFHKSYTKYLAARARQNRIQIWKNKNNNNNGAPKLQS; encoded by the exons ATGGCTTCCACTTCTTCCACTCATCAATGCTCCATCTCCTTCGATTCCGACGACTTCTCCCCTGAAGAACTCTTCGTCGCTCAAATCCTCCAACAATTACCTCTTCTCATTCAAAAATCCAACTTCTCTCTTGGCTTATCCCCTTCCTGGCCTATCCGACGCAAGAGATCCGCCGTCGATTCCCCGCCGGACACCCCCTCCCTCATCACTCAACCGCCGCTTCCACCGCAGCCTTGTCCACCGTCGTCCGAGAGAGAAAAGGAGTCTAGTCCAACTACTCCGCTTTCACTCAACTCCTTGCCTCTGTCAAGGAGTGAATCTGATGAGAATATTACTATCGCTAAGGTCTCCAAGAAGAAAGCCCCTGTCGATAAG AAATCTCAGTATTTGGAAACCATTGATAAATTAACCCACCAGAAACAAGCTCTGGAAGGG GACATTGAAGCTATGAAGCGACATTTTATCAATCTGAAAACTATAAATTCGGAGTTGAAAGCCAAAAAGCAAGAG ATTCTGGATGGGTTCGGTAATGTATCAGTAAATCCAGAAATTGGGACCTCAAGTTCGGTCGCCATGGAAGTAGCTAAGTTAACTGTGAAATCCTCGTACTCAAATGTGGAGAATAATCACGATGAATGTGAACCATCGATGAAGAATCAGACGGTTCCGACGGCAGAACAGGGCAACAGTAATCGAAATTACCAAATTCCAATTGGGGGAATTCCTTTATATGATCCTTCATTGGGCCCGATGGGGATTCCTGATTTGAACCTCTCTTTGGAAGATATTTTTCATAAGAGTTACACAAAATATTTGGCTGCTAGAGCAAGACAAAACAGGATTCAGATCTGgaaaaacaagaacaacaacaacaatggAGCTCCCAAATTGCAATCTTAA
- the LOC103488048 gene encoding uncharacterized protein LOC103488048, which translates to MASTHKCSISFNSDEFTPKEHFVADILEELTLLIQKSEFSLGLPPSWPVRRKRSAVVSPPDCSSVVAQPPPPPSSSERAKESSPTTPLSFNLLRSESDENIANVKVSKRKAPLDKKFQYLETIDKLTHQNQALVKDVEAMKQHFVHLKTINSELKAKKQEVPMILGGSTNQSEIPEIGTSSSGTKSSHSNVENNLHECQPSMKNQTAPVAEQSNHNQNHQIPTGEIPLLDPMGIPDLNLTIEQNVQMNYTKYMAAKARQNRIRIWKNKKNNNSNGPAN; encoded by the exons ATGGCTTCCACTCATAAATGCTCCATCTCCTTCAATTCCGACGAGTTCACCCCTAAAGAACACTTTGTCGCTGACATCCTCGAAGAATTAACTCTTCTCATTCAAAAATCCGAATTCTCTCTTGGATTACCTCCTTCCTGGCCTGTCCGACGCAAGAGATCCGCTGTCGTTTCCCCGCCGGACTGTTCCTCGGTCGTCGCTCAACCGCCGCCTCCTCCATCGTCATCCGAGAGAGCAAAGGAGTCTAGCCCTACTACTCCACTTTCATTCAACTTGTTAAGGAGCGAGTCTGATGAGAATATTGCCAACGTCAAGGTTTCCAAGAGGAAAGCCCCACTCGATAAG AAATTTCAATATTTGGAAACCATTGATAAATTGACCCACCAGAATCAAGCTCTGGTAAAG GACGTTGAAGCTATGAAGCAACATTTTGTTCATCTGAAAACTATCAATTCGGAGTTGAAGGCCAAGAAGCAAGAGGTCCCCATGATTCTTGGTGGTTCCACTAACCAATCAGAAATTCCCGAAATTGGGACCTCAAGTTCGGGTACGAAATCCTCACACTCAAATGTGGAGAATAATCTCCATGAATGTCAACCGTCGATGAAGAATCAGACGGCTCCGGTGGCAGAACAGAGTAACCATAATCAGAATCACCAAATCCCAACTGGGGAAATTCCTTTACTGGACCCAATGGGGATTCCTGATTTGAACCTAACTATCGAACAAAATGTTCAAATGAATTACACAAAATATATGGCTGCCAAAGCAAGACAGAACAGGATTCGAATCTGgaagaacaagaagaacaaCAACAGCAATGGACCTGCAAATTAA
- the LOC107990718 gene encoding uncharacterized protein LOC107990718 isoform X1 produces MGTIKRLKSSSQRQNWEKIFSALVRMLETQQKQLETLVLERKVLEDRIRMQHDRWTSDSRLYEDFICQLKGELALRDMERSLEASKLDLNTSMKQRDSFLRQITSEHSNDELQDFKELFSLLCTKITVTSFQDVTSRTFSNSGKTNKRTRNSKAFNIEIERLQNAYEKLESERSSEVTALLAEKTFVWNQYNIMENDYKSKLRHERREVELGRTKIENLLANMEQLQSLNDEKDCTIAALESKLEKMEVDSRKLNDEISRISHEMEVLRKDNCASVTSVLNRCTSGNRTFGLGVKEKEKGSGSNIIVRKKAYSKTRKEDGSLKRKRDLISESMTPKLFTSSFKPPKLRSSMCV; encoded by the exons ATGGGTACGATTAAACGATTGAAATCCTCTTCTCAACGCCAAAACTGGGAGAAAATTTTCAGCGCTTTGGTTCGGATGCTAGAAACTCAACAGAAACAGCTTGAAACCCTCGTTTTAGAGCGAAAAGTTCTTGAAGATCGCATCCGAATGCAACACGATCGGTGGACCTCAGATTCTCGTCTTTACGAAGATTTTATCTGCCAG TTGAAAGGGGAATTGGCTTTACGCGATATGGAACGCTCGCTTGAGGCATCAAAGTTAGATTTAAACACGAGTATGAAGCAGCGAGACAGTTTCCTTCGTCAAATTACATCAG AACACTCGAACGACGAATTGCAAGATTTCAAAGAATTATTTAGCCTGCTCTGCACTAAAATCACCGTTACATCT TTTCAGGATGTTACTTCAAGAACCTTTTCGAATAGTGGAAAAACTAATAAAAGAACACGAAACTCTAAAGCCTTCAATATCGAGATAGAGAGATTACAAAATGCATATGAAAAGCTTGAATCAGAAAGGAGTTCTGAGGTAACTGCACTTCTGGCGGAGAAGACGTTTGTATGGAATCAGTACAACATCATGGAGAATGACTACAAAAGTAAATTAAGGCATGAGCGTAGAGAAGTTGAACTAGGGCGTACAAAGATTGAAAATCTTCTTGCTAACATGgaacaacttcaatctttgaATGATGAAAAAGATTGTACAATTGCAGCCTTGGAAAGCAAGTTGGAAAAGATGGAGGTTGATTCTAGGAAATTGAATGATGAAATTTCTAGAATCTCACATGAGATGGAAGTCTTACGAAAGGATAATTGCGCATCAGTTACATCCGTGTTAAACCGATGCACATCAGGCAATAGAACATTTGGCTTAGgagtgaaggaaaaagagaaggGTAGTGGCAGTAACATCATTGTGAGGAAAAAGGCATATTCTAAGACCAGAAAG GAAGATGGGAGTTTAAAACGAAAAAGAGACCTTATAAGTGAATCAATGACCCCAAAATTGTTTACATCGTCTTTCAAACCTCCAAAACTGAGGAGCAGTATGTGTGTGTAA
- the LOC107990718 gene encoding uncharacterized protein LOC107990718 isoform X2: protein MGTIKRLKSSSQRQNWEKIFSALVRMLETQQKQLETLVLERKVLEDRIRMQHDRWTSDSRLYEDFICQLKGELALRDMERSLEASKLDLNTSMKQRDSFLRQITSEHSNDELQDFKELFSLLCTKITVTSDVTSRTFSNSGKTNKRTRNSKAFNIEIERLQNAYEKLESERSSEVTALLAEKTFVWNQYNIMENDYKSKLRHERREVELGRTKIENLLANMEQLQSLNDEKDCTIAALESKLEKMEVDSRKLNDEISRISHEMEVLRKDNCASVTSVLNRCTSGNRTFGLGVKEKEKGSGSNIIVRKKAYSKTRKEDGSLKRKRDLISESMTPKLFTSSFKPPKLRSSMCV, encoded by the exons ATGGGTACGATTAAACGATTGAAATCCTCTTCTCAACGCCAAAACTGGGAGAAAATTTTCAGCGCTTTGGTTCGGATGCTAGAAACTCAACAGAAACAGCTTGAAACCCTCGTTTTAGAGCGAAAAGTTCTTGAAGATCGCATCCGAATGCAACACGATCGGTGGACCTCAGATTCTCGTCTTTACGAAGATTTTATCTGCCAG TTGAAAGGGGAATTGGCTTTACGCGATATGGAACGCTCGCTTGAGGCATCAAAGTTAGATTTAAACACGAGTATGAAGCAGCGAGACAGTTTCCTTCGTCAAATTACATCAG AACACTCGAACGACGAATTGCAAGATTTCAAAGAATTATTTAGCCTGCTCTGCACTAAAATCACCGTTACATCT GATGTTACTTCAAGAACCTTTTCGAATAGTGGAAAAACTAATAAAAGAACACGAAACTCTAAAGCCTTCAATATCGAGATAGAGAGATTACAAAATGCATATGAAAAGCTTGAATCAGAAAGGAGTTCTGAGGTAACTGCACTTCTGGCGGAGAAGACGTTTGTATGGAATCAGTACAACATCATGGAGAATGACTACAAAAGTAAATTAAGGCATGAGCGTAGAGAAGTTGAACTAGGGCGTACAAAGATTGAAAATCTTCTTGCTAACATGgaacaacttcaatctttgaATGATGAAAAAGATTGTACAATTGCAGCCTTGGAAAGCAAGTTGGAAAAGATGGAGGTTGATTCTAGGAAATTGAATGATGAAATTTCTAGAATCTCACATGAGATGGAAGTCTTACGAAAGGATAATTGCGCATCAGTTACATCCGTGTTAAACCGATGCACATCAGGCAATAGAACATTTGGCTTAGgagtgaaggaaaaagagaaggGTAGTGGCAGTAACATCATTGTGAGGAAAAAGGCATATTCTAAGACCAGAAAG GAAGATGGGAGTTTAAAACGAAAAAGAGACCTTATAAGTGAATCAATGACCCCAAAATTGTTTACATCGTCTTTCAAACCTCCAAAACTGAGGAGCAGTATGTGTGTGTAA